Proteins found in one Neodiprion lecontei isolate iyNeoLeco1 chromosome 6, iyNeoLeco1.1, whole genome shotgun sequence genomic segment:
- the LOC107219548 gene encoding splicing factor YJU2 encodes MSERKVLNKYYPPDFDPSKIPRMKLARNRQYTVRLMAPFNMRCKTCGEYIYKGKKFNARKEDVEGDDYLGIRIYRFYIKCTRCLQEISFKTDPKNTDYEIEAGATRNFMALKLAEEQAQREEDEEKEEEATNPMKLLEKRTQQSKQELELLESLEELKDLNRRQQTIDYDQMLEQYDTISARQRTVKEQEEMDEQLVKSIFGKKESTSKVVIEEEIVELNDEPEKKKPRVESTEDGRTAKSSESTLAEKPATSASTWNRSVGGISSKPNFTGLVKRKTVNLGIVPRSTLKEETTAKSDIPEAKPSCAGLSLLGAYSSGSDNDSG; translated from the exons ATGTCTGAGCGTAAAGTGTTGAAC AAATACTACCCCCCGGATTTCGATCCGTCAAAAATCCCGCGTATGAAATTGGCCCGCAATCGTCAGTACACAGTGCGTTTGATGGCACCGTTTAACATGAGGTGTAAGACGTGTGGCGAGTACATATATAAGGGTAAGAAATTCAACGCGCGAAAAGAGGATGTCGAGGGTGACGATTACCTCGGCATAAGGATATACAGATTTTACATAAAGTGTACCAGGTGTCTTCAggaaatttcattcaagacGGACCCAAAGAATACGGATTATGAAATCGAGGCAGGAGCGACGCGGAATTTTATGGCGTTGAAGCTGGCCGAGGAGCAAGCGCAACGTGAGGAAGatgaggagaaggaggaggaggcgacCAACCCCATGAAACTCTTAGAGAAAAGAACTCAACAATCTAAGCAGGAGTTAGAGCTTCTCGAGTCTCTCGAAGAGCTGAAAGATCTTAATAGAAGGCAACAAACCATTGATTATGATCAAATGCTGGAGCAGTACGACACTATCTCAGCTAGACAAAGAACTGTCAAGGAGCAGGAGGAGATGGACGAGCAATTAGTAAAGTCTATATTCGGTAAAAAAGAATCGACCAGCAAGGTTGTCATTGAGGAAGAGATAGTTGAGTTGAATGACGAGCCAGAAAAGAAAAAGCCCAGAGTAGAATCGACCGAAGATGGCAGAACAGCCAAGAGTTCAGAATCAACATTAGCG GAGAAACCTGCCACTTCTGCGTCAACTTGGAATCGCAGTGTTGGAGGTATTTCAAGTAAACCAAACTTCACAGGACTGGTTAAACGGAAAACCGTAAACTTGGGAATTGTGCCTCGCTCAACTCTAAAAGAGGAGACCACAGCAAAGTCGGATATTCCAGAGGCCAAGCCATCGTGTGCTGGCCTATCCCTACTAGGCGCATATTCTAGTGGAAGTGACAATGACAGTGGTTGA
- the LOC107219545 gene encoding putative leucine-rich repeat-containing protein DDB_G0290503 gives MGIFRGLMRRFAGHQKTGGIDYPGKQGREVAPIKPTNSEDASSQSNPGDQTPRSRVSALPTFTGLRRGLGKNGLSSSVPTTKAKPGVSTVLQKRQLENQFATKRQKYTFLRKELSDKQKQALDLYEEVSELRDKVIAAGLKDPGRIEKVQLKNDALRETSSFWDGESGERLLYHCTLTSLVANDFAATFEEKLNDLACLSGDVCREALNKRTDMIGLLAEFRTGNSAKVDPEMAKQLESHEIEEVGELQKRLEEATSRQRDMIGELVKKTLELLANSGEGLVRELREKLSSAVKKLDDEREKVAQIKERKSAVEAQLQKARTKIRELESHANSNEAKIQQLQGSIKSLDNQVKQKEAALEARTKDMHKAIKNSESLVAKTEKQRDSLESRVNELKKKIDQKEAESSETIKRLSKQLEDTEKELTVEKEARSRAEEKIFELTERCTKLEEKSQQLCDLAENTKDFTVKPVNGIHTENELQLWNELQDTRTALAAQEDKLLQIQREKEDIIAVLQQAANQEDPASVKDKLAAELVTKSEELQKANSERTEIQKRLKIALEKSENVERQLSELQGRLHTQSKEAGKSGWAAHTVELHQQLSDLRSTLAEVQRCNEELETKLIRKQLEVEQRDRIMREQSKVLKVRDELIGILKGQGKNGSENGAQEHQNQLDPETINCLVNKQIAAKAEDLQALYTSLESKQKQLTRLEKMVRQMEDENDRSQATRTKLEKEVAQLRLELHERNRDRRYVDPRITRSPNSRSSSPIPVLPRLPGPRPIRSRNPSPRAKSASGGEKLARSNPCGESPSVQKLNDIIRALEIERARGPHRIPRRVSRSLRGSPVRNSTEIREDLYNWLMQPSASDDKRSAQTNSKHEFVKHSRALLNGELSRRNTGYEIGSSIWIEQDTPTRTSPLIRVRQYTA, from the exons ATGGGCATTTTCCGAGGTCTGATGCGCCGTTTCGCGGGCCATCAGAAAACCGGGGGAATCGATTACCCGGGAAAG CAGGGTCGGGAAGTGGCACCGATCAAGCCGACGAACTCAGAGGATGCATCGTCCCAGTCGAATCCTGGGGACCAAACGCCCCGGAGTCGAGTCTCGGCTTTACCGACGTTTACGGGGCTGCGACGTGGGTTGGGAAAAAATGGACTCTCCTCGAGCGTGCCGACGACGAAAGCAAAGCCCGGGGTGAGCACGGTTCTGCAGAAACGACAGTTGGAGAATCAGTTCGCGACGAAGAGACAGAAGTATACGTTCCTCAGGAAGGAACTGTCCGACAAGCAG AAACAAGCCCTCGACTTGTACGAGGAGGTTTCCGAGCTCCGGGATAAGGTGATCGCGGCAGGATTGAAGGATCCGGGAAGGATAGAGAAGGTGCAGCTCAAGAACGACGCCCTCCGAGAAACGTCGAGCTTCTGGGACGGCGAGTCTGGCGAACGGCTGCTTTATCACTGCACGTTGACGTCCTTGGTGGCGAACGACTTCGCGGCGACGTTCGAAGAAAAGCTGAACGATTTGGCCTGCTTGAGCGGCGACGTGTGTCGGGAGGCGCTGAACAAACGGACCGATATGATCGGGTTGCTGGCCGAATTCAGAACGGGCAACAGCGCCAAGGTTGACCCGGAGATGGCCAAGCAGCTCGAGAGTCACGAAATCGAGGAGGTCGGGGAACTGCAGAAGCGACTCGAGGAAGCGACTTCGAGGCAGCGTGACATGATCGGCGAGCTCGTGAAGAAGACCTTGGAGCTTTTGGCGAACTCGGGCGAGGGGCTGGTCAGGGAACTCAGGGAGAAGCTGAGCTCGGCTGTCAAGAAACTTGACGATGAGAGGGAGAAGGTCGCCCAGATCAAGGAGCGAAAGAGCGCGGTTGAGGCGCAGCTTCAGAAGGCCAGGACGAAGATACGCGAGCTCGAGAGCCACGCGAACTCCAACGAGGCCAAGATCCAGCAGCTACAGGGCAGCATCAAGTCCCTCGATAACCAGGTGAAGCAGAAGGAGGCCGCCCTCGAGGCCCGCACCAAGGACATGCACAAGGCGATCAAGAACAGCGAGAGCCTCGTTGCGAAGACCGAGAAGCAGCGAGACAGCCTCGAATCACG GGTCAATGaactgaaaaagaaaatcgaccAGAAAGAGGCAGAGTCCAGTGAGACCATCAAGAGACTCTCGAAACAGCTCGAGGACACTGAGAAAGAACTCACCGTGGAGAAGGAAGCCAG GTCCCGAGCCGAAGAAAAGATCTTCGAGCTGACCGAACGGTGCACCAAACTCGAAGAGAAGAGTCAGCAGCTTTGCGACCTTGCAGAGAACACCAAAGACTTTACCGTCAAGCCAG TGAACGGCATACACACCGAAAATGAACTTCAACTCTGGAACGAGCTGCAGGATACTCGAACCGCTTTGGCCGCCCAGGAGGACAAGCTGCTCCAGATCCAACGTGAGAAGGAAGATATCATCGCAGTTCTTCAGCAGGCAGCG AACCAAGAGGATCCGGCAAGTGTGAAGGACAAGCTAGCCGCAGAGTTGGTAACGAAAAGCGAAGAGCTTCAGAAAGCCAACTCAGAGAGAACGGAGATCCAGAAAAGATTGAAGATCGC ACTTGAGAAGAGTGAAAACGTTGAAAGGCAGTTGTCCGAGCTGCAGGGCCGACTACACACCCAGTCAAAGGAGGCTGGTAAGTCGGGATGGGCGGCGCACACCGTCGAGCTGCATCAGCAGCTGTCCGACCTTCGATCGACCTTGGCTGAAGTTCAGCGTTGCAACGAGGAGCTTGAAACCAAGCTGATCCGGAAACAGCTGGAGGTCGAGCAACGGGACAGGATTATGAGGGAACAGAGCAAGGTCCTGAAGGTCAGAGACGAGCTCATCGGGATCCTCAAGGGCCAGGGAAAAAACGGTTCGGAGAACGGAGCCCAAGAACACCAGAACCAGCTGGACCCTGAGACCATCAATTGTCTG GTGAACAAGCAGATCGCGGCGAAGGCGGAGGACCTGCAGGCTCTTTACACCAGCCTGGAAAGCAAGCAGAAGCAGCTGACGAGGTTGGAGAAGATGGTGCGCCAAATGGAGGACGAGAACGATCGTTCCCAGGCGACGCGAACCAAGCTGGAGAAGGAGGTCGCCCAGCTGCGGCTCGAGTTGCACGAGAGAAACCGGGACCGTCGGTACGTCGACCCACGGATAACCCGGTCCCCGAATTCTCGATCCTCCTCGCCGATTCCGGTGCTGCCGAGGTTGCCGGGACCGCGTCCGATCCGCTCGCGGAATCCGTCGCCGCGGGCGAAATCGGCAAGCGGTGGGGAAAAGTTGGCAAGGTCGAATCCCTGCGGGGAATCCCCGTCGGTACAGAAACTGAACGACATCATCCGCGCCCTTGAAATCGAGAGGGCGCGAGGCCCGCACAGGATTCCCCGGCGCGTATCCAGGTCCCTGAGGGGAAGCCCCGTGCGAAACAGTACCGAAATACGCGAGGACCTTTACAATTGGCTGATGCAGCCGTCCGCGTCAGATGACAAACGGTCGGCTCAGACGAATTCCAAACACGAATTTGTTAAGCATTCGCGCGCACTTTTGAACGGGGAATTGTCCAGACGCAATACCGGGTACGAAATTGGCTCCTCTATCTGGATCGAACAGGATACACCCACGAGGACGTCTCCCTTGATTCGCGTCCGCCAGTACACGGCGTAA